The following are encoded in a window of Numida meleagris isolate 19003 breed g44 Domestic line chromosome 9, NumMel1.0, whole genome shotgun sequence genomic DNA:
- the RSL24D1 gene encoding probable ribosome biogenesis protein RLP24: MRIEKCYFCSGPIYPGHGVMFVRNDCKIFRFCKSKCHKNFKKKRNPRKIRWTKAFRKAAGKELTVDNSFEFEKRRNEPVKYQRELWNKTVDAMKRVEEIKQKRQARFIMNRLKKSKELQKAEDIKEVKQNIHLLRAPHAGKPKQLEEKMVQKLQEDVAMEEDS; the protein is encoded by the exons ATGAGGATCGAGAAGTGCTACTTCTGCTCCGGGCCTATCTACCCGGGCCACGGTGTCATGTTCGTGCGCAACGACTGCAAG ATATTTAGGTTCTGCAAATCAAAGTGCcacaaaaactttaaaaagaagcGAAATCCAAGAAAGATCAGATGGACCAAAGCATTCCGAAAAGCAGCTGGCAAAGAATTGACAGTG GATAATTCGTTTGAATTTGAAAAACGTAGAAATGAACCAGTAAAATACCAGAGAGAGTTGTGGAACAAGACTG TTGATGCAATGAAGAGGGTggaggaaataaagcaaaaacgCCAAGCTAGATTTATTATGAACAG AttaaagaagagcaaagaattGCAGAAGGCAGAAGACATCAAAGAAGTCAAACAGAACATCCACCTTCTTCGTGCTCCACATGCAG gcAAACCAAAACAACTGGAGGAGAAAATGGTGCAGAAGCTACAAGAGGATGTGGCCATGGAAGAAGACTCTTGA